A single genomic interval of Fusarium verticillioides 7600 chromosome 8, whole genome shotgun sequence harbors:
- a CDS encoding hypothetical protein (At least one base has a quality score < 10), producing the protein MAPAIVRSLRSASSITQHAPRAAEAFSTLSGRLLEGSKVLLARDDKGDDKNDRHKPSQCRFFFLFALIGVAFVCTGIWFFFWAKNGGFQFKETDWDDYKSTVLRRTGPNGTILSNATRPTNLGGGSVYKDVDDDNTTVVTESTTLTGITAGASDIGAREKRRRKQEKRDRERAKKGKKTSRHVGEAGVEDEEAELAAKKELRSYRHERPARVGGLNKESEGSEWDGSTNPGTESNVSTNLLSDRQTTPTTTPTKATGGIRKVYSTADRRENREAERMRAEARRLREAGRAARRDFSYQRAESYTRADSQVSESLLDGSQVTRTTDDSGDLGTKSYHHPMPELRELERERAREERRARRAQREYRRGRGEEC; encoded by the exons atggcACCCGCTATCGTTCGCTCATTGCGCAGTGCGTCTTCAATCACCCAGCACGCCCCTCGTGCTGCAGAGGCCTTTTCCACACTCTCGGGGCGCTTATTAGAGGGCAGTAAAGTGCTGCTAGCTCGAGATGATAAAGGCGACGACAAGAACGATAGGCACAAACCATCC CAATGCCggttcttcttcctttttgcTCTGATTGGTGTGGCGTTCGTGTGTACTGGTATCTGGTTTTTCTTCTGGGCAAAGAACGGTGGCTTCCAATTCAAGGAAACAGATTGGGATGACTACAAATCTACGGTTCTTCGACGTACCGGGCCTAACGGCACTATTCTCTCCAACGCAACTCGACCAACAAACCTCGGTGGTGGCAGTGTATACAAGGACGTGGACGACGACAACACGACTGTAGTCACAGAGAGCACAACACTTACTGGTATCACAGCTGGAGCAAGCGACATTGGTGCACGTGAGAAGCGACGCCGCAAGCAGGAAAAGCGAGACCGTGAGCGTgcgaagaagggcaagaagactAGCCGCCACGTTGGTGAAGcgggtgttgaagatgaggaggccGAActtgcagccaagaaggaactCCGCAGCTATCGCCATGAGAGGCCTGCCCGCGTTGGTGGACTGAACAAGGAGAGTGAAGGTTCCGAATGGGATGGCTCTACCAACCCTGGCACTGAATCTAACGTCTCAACAAACCTTCTTTCTGATCGTCAGACAACCCCTACAACCACACCTACCAAGGCCACCGGCGGCATCCGCAAGGTCTACTCTACCGCTGATCGTCGGGAGAACCGTGAGGCAGAACGCATGCGCGCCGAGGCCCGTCGTCTTCGTGAAGCTGGCCGAGCAGCCCGTCGCGATTTCAGCTACCAGCGTGCCGAGAGCTACACCCGCGCCGACAGCCAGGTCAGTGAGAGTCTCCTTGATGGATCACAGGTGACCCGTACCACAGACGATAGTGGCGATCTGGGTACCAAGAGTTATCACCACCCGATGCCTGAGCTGAGGGAGCttgagagggagagggcAAGGGAGGAGCGGCGGGCACGAAGAGCGCAGAGGGAATAtcgacgagggcgaggagaGGAATGTTAA